CTTCGGTtctcggtttttattttgattcaATCAAACTGTATGGAAATTTCTTGAAAATTGATAATGGAATTTGAGACAGAACACTAGATTCCCCGATTTCCACTTTGAACCCTGCGCCACGCTTCGTTGCTAGCAATTAACTCATGCAGCAGCTGAGGCCAATCTTATGACCACAGAATCAATCTCCTGCGCTGGTCGACTAGAGTGCAATAATGTATGATAAATGATGACGGGAAAGGGAAAGACTTCTTCGTATTGAGCTTTATGTCTACCTTTCCGATTCCATGCAGTTCCTCTGCTCTCACATAACAAACTAGTTTGTTAACAGATAACAATATCGATGTAGAGATTGTGAGCTTCCAAAAGTTGAAATGGAAGATTTTTcgattatttttattatacccggtactcgaagagtaaatagggtatattgtatttgtgcgaataacggttgtatgtaaagcacagaaggaaacgtttccaaccccataaagtatatacatatattcttgatcagcatcaatagccgagtctatgtctctctgtctgtctgtccgtctgtccgtcttgtttgtcggctagttctctgagactataagagctagagccaccaaattttggctccagactgctgtatgctcacactgaaaccagtgtatttaaaaaatgagccacgccccttccgcctccgcaaaagggcgaaaacctcccaaatctacaattttgaagatagcataAAACTAAAAGGCCATCCATGTACTCTAAGGACTCGAAACTGAAAATGACTTGTTTTCAACATAAGTTACCACTACCGTTCTTCTTTAAcgtttttatatgtatatattccaGATATAATTTTTGAAGCTGGCTTCAATATAGCAACAACCGCACCGGTTGGGGGATCATCAGACGTcggctctgcagcagcaacagcgggaTGTTCggtcgccgccgctgcagaTAGCAACATATTATCTCCAAAGTCTACCTCAAGTTGCTCGACATCGTGTGGCAAGAGTATAGGTCGCACTGCGTCTCCAAGCATAAATGACTTTAGTTTGAGTGCTTCAAGCAGCATTCCCACCACAGTTTTCAAGTGCAATTTGTGCGAGTACTTTGTGCAATCGAAGAAGGACGTGGCCAGCCACATTGAATCAGTGCACCCGGGGGCGGAGGGTGACGACTTCATGAGTATACCAACCAACACGGCAGCTCTGCAAGCCTTCCAaactgctgttgcagctgcagccttAGCGGCGGTCCAACAACGCTGCAGTGCCATCCACATGCCTAGAGAAGCAGATACGGATATGGATCCTTGCATAAGCGACTGCCCCATAGACATTAAGCGTGAGCGTCTCGAAGTGGATGACGATCCAATGACGGGTATAGAGgacaaaaaatcaacagccAGTCTAAATGAGGAGGCGCCAAAATCGTcggcaacaaatacaacaccTACAGCACCAACGGGTGTGCAGTGTCCCCTCTGTCTAGAAAATGGTTTCCGAGAGAAGAAATTGCTTGAGACCCATTTAACGGGCGTGCATAGCGTCACCAAAGATGGCCTCTCCAGGCTCTTGCAGCTGGTCGACAGTAAGGCCTGGAGTGTAGCCACTGATTTCCCATCTCTAACCGCAACTTCGAGTATTACATCCCATTGCACTTCCAAATTGGAAGACTGTGCGACAACCACGGGGAGTGTAAATACCGAAGACTGTGAGTCGAATAGGATCcctgctgccgcagcagccatcTCCACCGCAAGCTCAGCTGGAATGCAAGGACTCTCTTGCCAGCAGTGTGAGGCCATCTTCAAGCACGAGGAACAGCTGTTGCAGCATGCACAACAGACGCAACACTTTCCAGAGCAGAATGGAGAGTACATCTGCCTCGCGAGCAGTCACATCAGCCGTCCCTGCTTTATGAGCTTCAGCGCACTCTCGGCAATGATCACCCACTTTAAGGACTCTCACATGAGTCTAGTTATCTCGGAGCGCCACGTCTACAAATATCGTTGCAAGCAGTGTTCCCTAGCATTCAAAACACAGGAAAAACTTACCACACATATGCTCTATCACACAATGCGCGATGCCACAAAGTGCTCCCTGTGCCATCGCAACTTTCGTAGTACACAGGCCCTGCAGAAGCACATGGAGCAGACGCACTCCAACGATGGACCTGAAACTGGAGTTGCGGCTGGCAGTACCAGTACGAATAGTCCCggaccaccaacaccaacacaaagCTACTGCGAGATAGGCAAATTATCATCGGGGGAACGAGAGCCCCCCATGGCCAGTAACCCAGGTATGACAGCATTTACGAACAAAATCCAGGTAATATCGATCCTCATCGAGAGTTATATTTTTAGGGCCAAAATCGAATGACACCTCACGGCGTTCACTATCACCGCTGAGATTAGAGATGAAATACACTAAAGAGACGGCGCAACTGTCACCCTGCCCCAGTCCGCACAACCTTGACGCAATCcaaacccagcagcagcagcacgaacaTATGGCCACACTGACAGCGGCGTTgcttaagcagcagcagcagcagtgtcaCCCAGAGGCAGGCCTTCTGTCGGTAGATCCTTTATCGTTTTCCGCAGCCGACTTTGCTCAGCAGTTGCAGGTAGTGCCACCGCAATCTCAGCTTGGGGCTTTCGGAGTCGCTGGCATTAATCAGCAATCCTTGCAGGGCCTACAAAATCTACAAAATCTGcagcacatgcagcagcaatttaGTGCCGTTGCTGCCTCTTCGGGAATGCCAATTAACCCGGTGGACATGCTCAACCTTATGCAGTTCCATCATTTAATGTCTCTTAACTTCATGAATCTGGCCCCACCACTGATATTTGGCGCGAATACGGCCACCGGCAATAAAACTTCAACAGCCGGTGCCCAAAACAACGGCATGACCTCCTCTTCCTTATCAGCACCAGCTTCCCAAACCCCCGACATGCAGATTGGAAGCGGAGTATGTAACTTGACTGGAGAATCCTCCAACGCAAACAATCCCACGGCCCAGCATAGCGTCAATAGTAACTCTCAGGTGAGTGATTTTTTACTTGATACTGCACAACGAGAGTGCGGTTATTGGTTATTCGGTTTAAATCCTTATCTATTATCTACCAATAGAtgaacaacaaccaaaagcgAGCTCGCACACGCATCACAGACGATCAGTTAAAAATATTGCGGGCACATTTCGACATAAATAACTCGCCCAGCGAGGAGAGCATTATGGAGATGTCGCAGAAGGCGAATCTGCCAATGAAGGTAGGTGCATGGGTGTTAATTGCCTCGAGTAGATCTGTTGTGACTAAGTGCCTTTGACATTACAGGTGGTCAAGCACTGGTTCCGAAACACACTGTTTAAAGAACGACAACGCAATAAGGACTCACCCTACAATTTCAATAACCCACCGTCAACTACCCTAAACTTGGAGGAGTACGAGCGCACAGGCCAGACCAAGGTAACACCCTTAAATGATATTGTCAGTTCAGCGACGCCCGCAACCATACCCACGTCGTCAGCGGTTTTGTCGGCTCCATCCGGAAACGCAAACTCTAAGGAGAACACAAATGCCACGGTGTCGGCACCTGCAATCTTGCCTGCTCCTGTCTCTGGTTCCGCATCCCGCCCAGCGTCAACCAACTCAAGTGGCAATATATCCGATTATTTAAGCAGCAATTTGTGTTTTGGACAGCAAGAGAGCAAAGAACAGAGCCAGCCGTGTCCCGTGgaagtgcaaataaaatcgGAGCCGCAGGACGAGACGATTGTGTCCAGTGAACTTGCATTTCTcagaaagcaacagcagcaacagcaaggctttcatttttttaagcatcaacagcagcagcaaggtgATCCTCCGGAGCAGTCCCAGCTTCAAGATCCTGACACCCTACAAGATCAATCGCTTCTCGGAGGCGCATCGCTTGCAGTTCATTGccacaaccagcagcaactgcaacagcaacagcaggcacaAACGAATAGCTGCGAAACCAAATCAGAGAGCGGAAGTTCTGATGTAATGTCGCGTCCACCAACTCCAAATAGTGTGGCTGCAAGCAATTTGTATGGCAGCATGAATGACTTGCTGAGCCATCAGCTAGAAAACATGGGGAGCAACATGGGTCCTcccaaaaaaatgcaaattgctggcaaGACATTCGACAAAGGCACGGCCCCCGTGTCCAGCTCGGCAACAGCATGCAATCAGTTTGAGAGTAATTCCTCTAGCTCGTCGAATTCATCGTCGACGTCGGGAGGTAAACGGGCAAACAGAACACGTTTCACGGACTATCAAATTAAGGTATTGCAGGAGTTCTTTGAGAACAATTCATATCCAAAGGACAGTGATCTAGAGTATTTAAGCAAACTGCTGCTCTTGTCACCCCGTGTCATAGTGGTGTGGTTTCAGAATGCCAGACAGAAGCAACGCAAGATTTACGAAAATCAGCCAAATAATTCACTTTTCGAGAATGAAGAGACGAAGAAGCAGAACATTAACTATGCGTGCAAGAAGTGTAGCCTGGTGTTCCAGCGCTACTACGAGCTAATACGTCACCAGAAGAATCACTGCTTCAaagaggaaaacaacaaaaagtcgGCCAAAGCCCAGATTGCTGCTGCGCAAATTGCCCAAAATCTAAGTTCGGAAGACTCGAACTCTTCCCTGGATATACATCATGCTGGCATCTGTCCTCCGGGTCCTATGGGGCCGCTGGGTTCACAGATAATTTCTGCCGCCCCTGTGTCTATCGTAACCCCATCTACACACGCAGGGTCCCAGCCTTTTGGTGCTTCGCCCTCGCCACAGCATATATTTAGCAAGTCGTCATCACTCACCGACTTTAGCCCATCCACGACTCCAACGCCTCCGCAGCGGGAACGAAGCAATAGTTTGGACCAGCCGCATCGAACCGCATCAAAGTTTGACTGCGACAAATGTGACATGCAGTTCATCCATCTGGAGCTATTGCGTGAACACCAAATGATGCATCTGATGAATCCAACAGCACTCTTGGCCGCTGCCGGTCAACACCCCAATCCAGACGCGAGCTATGGTCCATTCGGTAGCATACTGCAAAGTCTGCACAATGCAGCggcccatcagcagcagcatcaacagcctccaacaaaaaagcgaaaatacTCGGATAGCTCTTCCAACGCAGATGATGTAACGTCCGTGGGGGAGATGGAGACCCCACAAAAGAAATATGAATTCCTATatcaatattttatgcagCATGAAACGAACTCCGAGCTCAAACAGCAGTTCCTaatgcagcaccagcaacagcagcagcagcagaaaggaaaTGAAACGGATTTTGAATTGGAGTTTTTAACTAATTTCTATCAACAGAGCGAGCTGAAGAATGTCAGCAACTATGACTTCTTGCTACAATATTATCGCAAAAGTGAAGAAATATCCTTGAACACAAAGTCGCCACAGCAGACATTCAGCTCCAGCAAAAAGCCAACGATTGAGTTCCTGTTGCAGTACTATCAGCTTAATGAGTCGAAAAAGTTTTTTCAGTTAGTTGCCTCGCCCCAAACGATGCCTGATGGTCAAGGGTACCAACCGTCGTCGCAGTTGCCGAACGCGACGGCGGATGAAACCATGAATGTTATCGGCGAACCAGAAGAGGGACAGAAATTACAAGACCAGTCACAGAATAATCAAGAGCACTCTAACGTCGGGAGAAAACGTCTTGGAAAAGCCGACTTGGCCGGCGACGACAAGAAAGAACAGGAAAAGTTGAATAATAACAGCATTACAATCAACTCGAGTTCATCTGAATCAGCTCAGTTCACACCAGTTAGAGTTGAAGCATGCGAGACgcaatcaattgaaatcaGAGACCATCAGCAACCGGCAGTGACACCCACTTTAATGTCGATCACTGAGGATGAAAAATCTTTATTTGGCAGGTcaccacaaaaaaacgatAAAGAGAAGTCGCAGTTTTTTCAAAACCTTGAGGACTTTTTGGATGCCACAATGATTGAAAACAACTCTCAAACTCTAACTTTTAACGATGACGACACTGCTAGGCAGAAAGATGATGCTAAAATCTCCTCAAACCATAAGGTccatgaaaatgtaaattcaGTGTCTCCGGTCAATGCCCCATCTAAGCAGAACAAGCGCCTACGCACGACAATACTTCCCGAGCAATTGAACTTTTTGTACGAATGCTATCAATCCGAGTCGAATCCCAGCCGAAAAATGCTTGAGGAGATATCCAAGAAAGTAAACCTGAAGAAACGTGTGGTACAGGTAAGCTAACAATTATTAACAATAGTTGTACAAAGTACATTAAATGCATAAGACAACTGCAATTAACAAGCCAAATAACACCAACTGTGGTGAATACAGTAATAGCAACTAAGTTGCTTTACTATTTTTTGAGATAAATAttgatgtacatttatttgtatcatTATCGACAGAggtttttacatatgtatattaaatcGTTCGGAAGATAAGATATTGTAGGATTATACTACAGATCCAGTTTAAAACTGTTTCTTATGGGCTACAGTTTCTTCTTGTTCCCATTGAGCACCATCCTTTTTAAGATTTTTATTACGATCTTCCCTTTTTGGTATcaaattattgatttatttcttatatttctttatgctttcttttaattttgttatttagTGATGAGACAACAATTGAAAACGTGAGATGAATTACCAAATGAGTATCcagtaaataaaaacaaaaaatgtaaatcgTATTCGAGGGACatcatacaaaaatgtattgaTAAGACACTGGTCTTTCGAACCTGCAGTTTGTTGAACTTGGCTCGAAGAAAAGGCAATAAaggtaatttaattaatgtgaGAAGTGTTTGCCGCTATGTATTAACTGAAAGCAAAGGACCGTACAATTTTCATTAAGTCGTCTATATCAAATCAGC
This sequence is a window from Drosophila subobscura isolate 14011-0131.10 chromosome dot, UCBerk_Dsub_1.0, whole genome shotgun sequence. Protein-coding genes within it:
- the LOC117902914 gene encoding zinc finger protein 2 isoform X2 → MSSSDVETFKGKIVYNIDGSAYIIDADNANGCESVSVSLQSSDASTSTLVKRPPKTKDRRPEKEEDQQPQEQKHKQEEDQDDADAEAEADAGGAPAGGFGYKSSPKIHSFRVVSAQDANTTCPDPNGALNIQKPILMCFICKLSFGNVKSFSLHANTEHRLNLEELEQQLLNREYSSAIIQRNMDEKPQISFLQPLDINATCAVEKLILATDAHCTPLASESEVSHDLYEHENDRGQEKGVAQEKEQDSEHNQDQDQDQDRDRDQDQDHANRKRMAAPSANLASSSTKVAAKSVTVKFGSLNSATAKTNNLSKVSSSSSPAYASATVVEGEVPLPSTDNISKNKSTNCRQGIEPPTTSYGYLNDAKSQSPTASVCTSPQPNESDTAGADFLQLQQVAAAVSIFPPEVSSFHASLAALAANEPNANRVKLLTEFLQQQLQQQQQQQQQQQSSLFPSLCPDHPDFKGVDCKTCELIDIQQRVKSPPPSHQNQHQHLSLAQSQSQPQPHRSPNSNSGGLAISPSSSSVASVGNASGAASSFTIGACSEHINGRPQGIDCARCEMLLNSARLNSGVQMSTRNSCKTLKCPQCNWHYKYQETLEIHMREKHPDGESACGYCLAGQQHPRLARGESYSCGYKPYRCEICNYSTTTKGNLSIHMQSDKHLNNMQELNSSQNMVAAAAAAAASGKLLLSSSSTQASAASQQTVLGSSASASTAVISNSVGGNSAMGATPTPGCTGVAVASGCGSVKPKPSFRCDICSYETSVARNLRIHMTSEKHTHNMAVLQNNIKHIQAFNFLQQQQQQQQGAGGSTSGSSASGSFMPEVALADLAYNQALMIQLLHQQQQQQPSNAKMSPTSSSPVSSTDQFSFSPKAMKHGHGMGMGLGMPMGIGHSNEASGESGSDAHPLAKPDMWPTALYSCLICDSFSTNNLDDLNQHLLVDRSRQSSSASADIMVIHNNNYICRLCNYKTNLKANFQLHSKTDKHLQKLNFINHIREGGARNEYKLQYQPQLTANVVQLMCNCCDFHTNSIQKLSMHTQQMRHDTMRMIFQHLLYITQQSRMHKESPSCTVSDDALCPCPDEDQQSITTIEKVLICQLCSYAAKNLYEMVQHVKGIRHMQVEQFICLQRRSENQEMPGLNEVYKVTERIRGSEDIIFEAGFNIATTAPVGGSSDVGSAAATAGCSVAAAADSNILSPKSTSSCSTSCGKSIGRTASPSINDFSLSASSSIPTTVFKCNLCEYFVQSKKDVASHIESVHPGAEGDDFMSIPTNTAALQAFQTAVAAAALAAVQQRCSAIHMPREADTDMDPCISDCPIDIKRERLEVDDDPMTGIEDKKSTASLNEEAPKSSATNTTPTAPTGVQCPLCLENGFREKKLLETHLTGVHSVTKDGLSRLLQLVDSKAWSVATDFPSLTATSSITSHCTSKLEDCATTTGSVNTEDCESNRIPAAAAAISTASSAGMQGLSCQQCEAIFKHEEQLLQHAQQTQHFPEQNGEYICLASSHISRPCFMSFSALSAMITHFKDSHMSLVISERHVYKYRCKQCSLAFKTQEKLTTHMLYHTMRDATKCSLCHRNFRSTQALQKHMEQTHSNDGPETGVAAGSTSTNSPGPPTPTQSYCEIGKLSSGEREPPMASNPGPKSNDTSRRSLSPLRLEMKYTKETAQLSPCPSPHNLDAIQTQQQQHEHMATLTAALLKQQQQQCHPEAGLLSVDPLSFSAADFAQQLQVVPPQSQLGAFGVAGINQQSLQGLQNLQNLQHMQQQFSAVAASSGMPINPVDMLNLMQFHHLMSLNFMNLAPPLIFGANTATGNKTSTAGAQNNGMTSSSLSAPASQTPDMQIGSGVCNLTGESSNANNPTAQHSVNSNSQMNNNQKRARTRITDDQLKILRAHFDINNSPSEESIMEMSQKANLPMKVVKHWFRNTLFKERQRNKDSPYNFNNPPSTTLNLEEYERTGQTKVTPLNDIVSSATPATIPTSSAVLSAPSGNANSKENTNATVSAPAILPAPVSGSASRPASTNSSGNISDYLSSNLCFGQQESKEQSQPCPVEVQIKSEPQDETIVSSELAFLRKQQQQQQGFHFFKHQQQQQGDPPEQSQLQDPDTLQDQSLLGGASLAVHCHNQQQLQQQQQAQTNSCETKSESGSSDVMSRPPTPNSVAASNLYGSMNDLLSHQLENMGSNMGPPKKMQIAGKTFDKGTAPVSSSATACNQFESNSSSSSNSSSTSGGKRANRTRFTDYQIKVLQEFFENNSYPKDSDLEYLSKLLLLSPRVIVVWFQNARQKQRKIYENQPNNSLFENEETKKQNINYACKKCSLVFQRYYELIRHQKNHCFKEENNKKSAKAQIAAAQIAQNLSSEDSNSSLDIHHAGICPPGPMGPLGSQIISAAPVSIVTPSTHAGSQPFGASPSPQHIFSKSSSLTDFSPSTTPTPPQRERSNSLDQPHRTASKFDCDKCDMQFIHLELLREHQMMHLMNPTALLAAAGQHPNPDASYGPFGSILQSLHNAAAHQQQHQQPPTKKRKYSDSSSNADDVTSVGEMETPQKKYEFLYQYFMQHETNSELKQQFLMQHQQQQQQQKGNETDFELEFLTNFYQQSELKNVSNYDFLLQYYRKSEEISLNTKSPQQTFSSSKKPTIEFLLQYYQLNESKKFFQLVASPQTMPDGQGYQPSSQLPNATADETMNVIGEPEEGQKLQDQSQNNQEHSNVGRKRLGKADLAGDDKKEQEKLNNNSITINSSSSESAQFTPVRVEACETQSIEIRDHQQPAVTPTLMSITEDEKSLFGRSPQKNDKEKSQFFQNLEDFLDATMIENNSQTLTFNDDDTARQKDDAKISSNHKVHENVNSVSPVNAPSKQNKRLRTTILPEQLNFLYECYQSESNPSRKMLEEISKKVNLKKRVVQVWFQNSRAKDKKSRNQRHYSHISDDNSYDGSSGKEVGNDMKGKCVSVVQDHDMDLQDCQLCQVTQVNMQKHAFSVEHICKMKELLEQTTELYANSNGSGSDDNDSDREKRFYNLSKAFLLQHVVSNAASISTQRHAPGAGTGPDTDVLPEKNCLLNFDAASCESKGHIKHHSASDVGSKDVQNVGGNQDLMQQLFNRNHITVIGGK
- the LOC117902914 gene encoding zinc finger protein 2 isoform X4; amino-acid sequence: MSSSDVETFKGKIVYNIDGSAYIIDADNANGCESVSVSLQSSDASTSTLVKRPPKTKDRRPEKEEDQQPQEQKHKQEEDQDDADAEAEADAGGAPAGGFGYKSSPKIHSFRVVSAQDANTTCPDPNGALNIQKPILMCFICKLSFGNVKSFSLHANTEHRLNLEELEQQLLNREYSSAIIQRNMDEKPQISFLQPLDINATCAVEKLILATDAHCTPLASESEVSHDLYEHENDRGQEKGVAQEKEQDSEHNQDQDQDQDRDRDQDQDHANRKRMAAPSANLASSSTKVAAKSVTVKFGSLNSATAKTNNLSKVSSSSSPAYASATVVEGEVPLPSTDNISKNKSTNCRQGIEPPTTSYGYLNDAKSQSPTASVCTSPQPNESDTAGADFLQLQQVAAAVSIFPPEVSSFHASLAALAANEPNANRVKLLTEFLQQQLQQQQQQQQQQQSSLFPSLCPDHPDFKGVDCKTCELIDIQQRVKSPPPSHQNQHQHLSLAQSQSQPQPHRSPNSNSGGLAISPSSSSVASVGNASGAASSFTIGACSEHINGRPQGIDCARCEMLLNSARLNSGVQMSTRNSCKTLKCPQCNWHYKYQETLEIHMREKHPDGESACGYCLAGQQHPRLARGESYSCGYKPYRCEICNYSTTTKGNLSIHMQSDKHLNNMQELNSSQNMVAAAAAAAASGKLLLSSSSTQASAASQQTVLGSSASASTAVISNSVGGNSAMGATPTPGCTGVAVASGCGSVKPKPSFRCDICSYETSVARNLRIHMTSEKHTHNMAVLQNNIKHIQAFNFLQQQQQQQQGAGGSTSGSSASGSFMPEVALADLAYNQALMIQLLHQQQQQQPSNAKMSPTSSSPVSSTDQFSFSPKAMKHGHGMGMGLGMPMGIGHSNEASGESGSDAHPLAKPDMWPTALYSCLICDSFSTNNLDDLNQHLLVDRSRQSSSASADIMVIHNNNYICRLCNYKTNLKANFQLHSKTDKHLQKLNFINHIREGGARNEYKLQYQPQLTANVVQLMCNCCDFHTNSIQKLSMHTQQMRHDTMRMIFQHLLYITQQSRMHKESPSCTVSDDALCPCPDEDQQSITTIEKVLICQLCSYAAKNLYEMVQHVKGIRHMQVEQFICLQRRSENQEMPGLNEVYKVTERIRGSEDIIFEAGFNIATTAPVGGSSDVGSAAATAGCSVAAAADSNILSPKSTSSCSTSCGKSIGRTASPSINDFSLSASSSIPTTVFKCNLCEYFVQSKKDVASHIESVHPGAEGDDFMSIPTNTAALQAFQTAVAAAALAAVQQRCSAIHMPREADTDMDPCISDCPIDIKRERLEVDDDPMTGIEDKKSTASLNEEAPKSSATNTTPTAPTGVQCPLCLENGFREKKLLETHLTGVHSVTKDGLSRLLQLVDSKAWSVATDFPSLTATSSITSHCTSKLEDCATTTGSVNTEDCESNRIPAAAAAISTASSAGMQGLSCQQCEAIFKHEEQLLQHAQQTQHFPEQNGEYICLASSHISRPCFMSFSALSAMITHFKDSHMSLVISERHVYKYRCKQCSLAFKTQEKLTTHMLYHTMRDATKCSLCHRNFRSTQALQKHMEQTHSNDGPETGVAAGSTSTNSPGPPTPTQSYCEIGKLSSGEREPPMASNPGPKSNDTSRRSLSPLRLEMKYTKETAQLSPCPSPHNLDAIQTQQQQHEHMATLTAALLKQQQQQCHPEAGLLSVDPLSFSAADFAQQLQVVPPQSQLGAFGVAGINQQSLQGLQNLQNLQHMQQQFSAVAASSGMPINPVDMLNLMQFHHLMSLNFMNLAPPLIFGANTATGNKTSTAGAQNNGMTSSSLSAPASQTPDMQIGSGVCNLTGESSNANNPTAQHSVNSNSQMNNNQKRARTRITDDQLKILRAHFDINNSPSEESIMEMSQKANLPMKVVKHWFRNTLFKERQRNKDSPYNFNNPPSTTLNLEEYERTGQTKVTPLNDIVSSATPATIPTSSAVLSAPSGNANSKENTNATVSAPAILPAPVSGSASRPASTNSSGNISDYLSSNLCFGQQESKEQSQPCPVEVQIKSEPQDETIVSSELAFLRKQQQQQQGFHFFKHQQQQQGDPPEQSQLQDPDTLQDQSLLGGASLAVHCHNQQQLQQQQQAQTNSCETKSESGSSDVMSRPPTPNSVAASNLYGSMNDLLSHQLENMGSNMGPPKKMQIAGKTFDKGTAPVSSSATACNQFESNSSSSSNSSSTSGGKRANRTRFTDYQIKVLQEFFENNSYPKDSDLEYLSKLLLLSPRVIVVWFQNARQKQRKIYENQPNNSLFENEETKKQNINYACKKCSLVFQRYYELIRHQKNHCFKEENNKKSAKAQIAAAQIAQNLSSEDSNSSLDIHHAGICPPGPMGPLGSQIISAAPVSIVTPSTHAGSQPFGASPSPQHIFSKSSSLTDFSPSTTPTPPQRERSNSLDQPHRTASKFDCDKCDMQFIHLELLREHQMMHLMNPTALLAAAGQHPNPDASYGPFGSILQSLHNAAAHQQQHQQPPTKKRKYSDSSSNADDVTSVGEMETPQKKYEFLYQYFMQHETNSELKQQFLMQHQQQQQQQKGNETDFELEFLTNFYQQSELKNVSNYDFLLQYYRKSEEISLNTKSPQQTFSSSKKPTIEFLLQYYQLNESKKFFQLVASPQTMPDGQGYQPSSQLPNATADETMNVIGEPEEGQKLQDQSQNNQEHSNVGRKRLGKADLAGDDKKEQEKLNNNSITINSSSSESAQFTPVRVEACETQSIEIRDHQQPAVTPTLMSITEDEKSLFGRSPQKNDKEKSQFFQNLEDFLDATMIENNSQTLTFNDDDTARQKDDAKISSNHKVHENVNSVSPVNAPSKQNKRLRTTILPEQLNFLYECYQSESNPSRKMLEEISKKVNLKKRVVQL